One region of Camelina sativa cultivar DH55 chromosome 6, Cs, whole genome shotgun sequence genomic DNA includes:
- the LOC104698780 gene encoding ABC transporter G family member 38, producing MAHYRASSEEENMMNRASSSRKIEEEDEEEAMKVAAMEKLQRLPTYDRARKAVLRGITGGFKEIDMKDLGFTERRELFDRVMPMDDEDWHGEYLRRLKSRFDRVSLNLPTIEVRFEDLNLTTEAYAGRKAVPTVMNSFVNVVKGIGTTIGVLRIQKKRISILKDVSGIIKPGRLTLLLGPPGSGKSTLLKALSGKTETGLKSTGKVTYNGHELHEFVPERTAGYIDQYDVHLPDLTVRETLKFSARCQGVGTSYDMLAELLRREKDLNIKPEPYLDALMKASVMKGHKEYVVTDYVLKVLGLEMCADTIVGNHMKRGISGGQKKRVTTGEMLVGPVGAFFMDNISDGLDSSTTFLIVKSIKQMIKVFDKTALISLLQPPPETFELFDDVIILGEGHIVYQGPRENVLEFFESMGFKCPERKGIADYLQEILSRKDQEQYWVNQELPYRYVSAQQFKEGFKMHHFGSTMQSQLATPYDRWDNHRAALTRTRYGASKLELLKACLERERIFMKRNLRTFLLKSLQLFINAVIITVVFSQQKEHHSTVEDGIIYMGAIYLEVQMIVFSGFFELPMTIDKLPVFYKQRHFSFYPSWTFSLPTSIITFPLSFVEVFIVVFFTYYFIGYDFTITSIFKHYLVLALCGQMSYGLFRCIGAVTRNHVVANTMGCLAVMWLMTFSGYVLSRNQVHKWLTWAYWTSPMMYIQTAVSVNEFRSKSWKDGLGVAVLKSRGFFVETYWYWIGLLALIVSTIMSNIITSLSLAYLKQYGVSKYAVIPDECGETDSNDIITGKKLFISFKRVATTRTCNDKKVLIPFKPLYMTFENITYSVDTPKEMKKEKGIAEDKLVLLNGLSGAFRPGVLTALMGVSGAGKTTLMDVLAGRKNTGYIHGDIHVSGFPKKQDSFARVSGYCEQSDIHSPLLTVYESLLYSAWLRLPPNIDTHTRELFIEEVMELIELKALREMLVGHVGVSGLSTEQRKRMTIAVELVANPSILFMDEPTSGLDARAAAIVMRTVRNTVDTGRTVVFFECITGSLTNSLSSLEPSYQSNPYRKKVM from the exons ATGGCACACTACAGAGCGAGCTCAGAGGAAGAGAACATGATGAACAGGGCCAGTAGTAGCCgaaaaatcgaagaagaagacgaagaggaagcCATGAAAGTAGCGGCTATGGAGAAGTTGCAGCGTCTTCCGACGTACGACCGGGCAAGGAAGGCTGTTCTTAGAGGGATCACAGGAGGTTTCAAGGAGATTGACATGAAAGATCTTGGCTTCACGGAGAGAAGAGAGTTATTCGATAGAGTGATGCCGATGGATGACGAGGATTGGCATGGAGAGTATCTACGGAGGCTAAAGAGTCGTTTCGATAG agTCTCTTTGAATCTACCAACGATAGAAGTCCGATTTGAGGATTTAAACCTGACCACAGAAGCCTATGCAGGAAGAAAAGCTGTTCCCACAGTCATGAACTCATTCGTTAACGTTGTAAAA ggtatTGGGACGACAATCGGAGTTCTTCGGATTCAGAAAAAGAGAATCTCCATTCTTAAGGATGTGAGCGGGATCATCAAACCCGGCAG ACTGACTCTACTTTTGGGACCACCGGGCTCTGGAAAGTCTACCTTACTAAAAGCATTGTCTGGAAAGACAGAAACTGGACTAAAA TCTACAGGGAAAGTGACGTACAATGGGCATGAATTGCATGAGTTCGTGCCAGAAAGAACTGCCGGCTACATTGACCAATACGATGTTCACTTGCCGGACTTAACAGTTCGTGaaacattaaaattttctgCAAGATGCCAAGGAGTGGGAACAAGCTacg ATATGCTTGCGGAGTTACTGAGACGGGAGAAAGACTTGAATATCAAGCCAGAGCCTTACCTTGATGCGTTAATGAAG GCATCGGTTATGAAAGGTCACAAGGAGTATGTAGTCACAGATTACGTTTTAAAAGTCTTAGGACTTGAGATGTGTGCTGATACGATAGTTGGGAATCATATGAAAAGAGGAATCTCTGGTGGGCAAAAGAAACGCGTAACCACTG GTGAGATGTTGGTCGGACCAGTGGGAGCTTTCTTCATGGACAACATTTCAGATGGTTTAGATAGCTCTACGACGTTTCTGATCGTCAAGAGCATTAAGCAAATGATCAAAGTTTTCGATAAAACCGCTCTTAtatctcttcttcaacctcctCCTGAGACATTCGAGCTCTTCGATGATGTCATTATTCTTGGAGAAGGCCACATTGTTTACCAAGGCCCTCGGGAAAACGTCCTTGAATTTTTTGAATCTATGGGGTTTAAGTGTCCTGAAAGAAAAGGGATAGCTGATTACTTGCAGGAA attttatccaGGAAAGATCAAGAACAGTATTGGGTTAATCAAGAGCTGCCATATCGTTATGTATCAGCACAACAATTCAAGGAAGGCTTCAAAATGCACCATTTCGGGAGCACAATGCAGTCCCAGCTTGCAACGCCTTATGATCGATGGGATAATCACAGAGCAGCCCTGACAAGGACGAGATATGGAGCTAGCAAGTTGGAGCTACTAAAGGCATGCTTAGAACGAGAAAGAATTTTCATGAAGAGGAACTTACGCACTTTTCTCTTGAAGTCACTTCAGCTCTTTATCAATGCAGTTATAATCACAGTTGTGTTTTCACAACAAAAGGAACATCACAGTACGGTAGAGGATGGAATCATATACATGGGAGCTATCTATTTGGAAGTGCAAATGATTGTATTCTCTGGTTTTTTCGAACTTCCCATGACTATTGATAAGCTTCCAGTGTTCTACAAGCAACGCCATTTCAGCTTTTACCCATCATGGACCTTCTCATTACCAACCTCAATCATAACCTTCCCTTTATCCTTCGTTGAAGTCTTCATTGTGGTCTTCTTTACTTATTACTTCATTGGATATGATTTTACCATCACATC GATCTTTAAACATTACTTAGTTCTAGCATTGTGCGGACAAATGTCGTATGGACTATTTCGGTGTATTGGTGCAGTGACTCGAAATCATGTGGTTGCAAACACAATGGGATGTCTTGCTGTGATGTGGCTAATGACATTCAGCGGCTATGTGTTGTCGCGAA ATCAAGTACACAAATGGTTAACATGGGCGTATTGGACATCACCAATGATGTATATACAGACAGCTGTTTCGGTTAACGAATTCCGTAGCAAGTCCTGGAAAGAT GGTCTAGGAGTTGCGGTCTTAAAATCGCGAGGATTTTTTGTAGAAACTTACTGGTATTGGATTGGACTTTTAGCATTGATCGTATCTACAATCATGTCCAACATTATTACATCTTTGAGTCTGGCTTATCTTAAAC AATATGGAGTATCCAAGTATGCCGTTATACCAGACGAATGTGGAGAGACTGATAGCAACGATATTATAACGGGTAAAAAACTATTCATCTCCTTTaaaa gAGTGGCAACAACGAGAACATGCAACGACAAAAAAGTTCTTATACCTTTCAAGCCTCTATACATGACGTTTGAGAACATCACATATTCTGTTGATACTCCGAAG gagatgaaaaaagaaaagggcaTAGCAGAGGATAAACTGGTCCTATTGAATGGATTAAGCGGTGCTTTTAGGCCGGGTGTTCTTACTGCACTTATGGGCGTGAGTGGGGCAGGCAAAACTACTTTGATGGATGTTTTAGCCGGGCGTAAGAACACAGGATACATTCACGGAGATATACATGTTTCTGGATTTCCTAAAAAACAGGATAGCTTTGCCCGTGTTTCGGGTTATTGTGAACAATCTGACATCCACTCCCCTCTATTAACAGTCTATGAGTCTCTTCTTTATTCTGCGTGGTTAAGGTTGCCCCCTAATATCGACACACATACTCGAGAG CTCTTTATTGAAGAGGTGATGGAATTGATAGAGTTAAAAGCATTGAGGGAGATGTTGGTTGGACATGTGGGAGTTAGTGGGCTTTCGACCgagcaaagaaaaagaatgacaATCGCAGTAGAGCTTGTAGCAAATCCTTCTATTCTTTTCATGGATGAGCCAACATCCGGATTGGATGCAAGAGCGGCCGCAATTGTCATGAGGACTGTTAGAAACACTGTTGACACTGGAAGAACTGTTGTAT